A stretch of the Cucurbita pepo subsp. pepo cultivar mu-cu-16 chromosome LG16, ASM280686v2, whole genome shotgun sequence genome encodes the following:
- the LOC111777138 gene encoding agamous-like MADS-box protein AGL103 — translation MGRGKLSMQLIGNEKSRKTTFLKRKKSLLRKAYELSTLCDVRACVFVYGPNHNDQSPVELNTWPPCREEVNNMIASYKANCLHKRARKAFDLLDFFSERKKKLENDMSKLRKDVLEARFPKWDERLDHLTEDQLRILMVKLDSKLDTMKRRIEIVTENHEEGTSGENNQTLIANMKPEQVMSYGEQSYEMFGNPSMETQPMMPFHHQYHQQLQTMAQNRQMDHELENLSQILFGSNGSSAQIQSNYGNNCFQNPNFYTDPTNGMVMDNTQSYSMCHYGVPRATQSVLPVSYMPLIDDQMMMACALNTQMGLANTSAQVNDQFDCFNYEYFMKPNNF, via the exons ATGGGGCGAGGAAAACTTAGCATGCAATTGATCGGTAATGAAAAATCTCGAAAGACGACTTTTCTTAAGCGGAAGAAAAGTTTGTTGAGAAAAGCTTATGAGCTCTCGACACTTTGCGACGTTCGTGCTTGTGTCTTTGTCTATGGCCCGAATCATAACGACCAATCTCCCGTCGAACTCAACACGTGGCCACCGTGTCGGGAGGAAGTCAACAACATGATTGCTTCATACAAGGCTAATTGTCTCCACAAACGAGCTCGCAAGGCTTTCGATCTCCTCGACTTCTTCTccgagagaaagaagaagttAGAAAACGACATGTCGAAGCTTCGTAAGGATGTTTTGGAAGCCAG GTTCCCGAAGTGGGATGAACGTCTAGATCATCTAACAGAAGATCAATTACGGATTCTAATGGTAAAATTGGACTCGAAGCTTGATACTATGAAGAGAAGGATCGAGATCGTCACGGAGAATCACGAGGAAGGAACATCGGGCGAGAACAACCAAACCCTAATCGCAAACATGAAGCCGGAACAAGTAATGTCATATGGAGAACAAAGTTATGAGATGTTTGGGAATCCATCAATGGAAACACAACCCATGATGCCATTCCATCACCAATATCATCAACAACTCCAAACAATGGCTCAAAATCGTCAAATGGATCATGAACTTGAGAATTTATCTCAAATCTTGTTTGGATCTAATGGGTCATCAGCTCAAATTCAGTCAAATTATGGGAATAATTGtttccaaaaccctaatttctacACTGATCCAACAAATGGGATGGTGATGGACAACACACAAAGCTACTCAATGTGCCATTATGGAGTTCCTCGTGCTACACAATCTGTTCTTCCGGTGTCATACATGCCACTCATAGATGATCAAATGATGATGGCTTGTgctttaaatactcaaatgGGTTTGGCCAATACTTCAGCTCAAGTGAACGACCAGTTTGATTGCTTCAAttatgagtattttatgaagcCAAACAACTTCTAA